A section of the Osmia lignaria lignaria isolate PbOS001 chromosome 3, iyOsmLign1, whole genome shotgun sequence genome encodes:
- the Cip4 gene encoding formin-binding protein 1-like Cip4 isoform X4 produces the protein MSWGTELWDQFENLSLHTQKGIEFLERYGHFIRDRCAIEVEYAAKLRRLVKSYQPKKKEEEDYQYSPCRAFKMELNEVNDQAGQREVIAENLQANVLRELNILVKDFKEDRKKHLQEGARLMATLTGQIGNLERARKAYEKAFREAERAVENYQRADADLHLSRAEVEKQRMNMTLKTQQSEEAKTEYANQLQKTNDMQTQHYHTAMPEVFQHLQELDEKRIKNMRNYMLKSVEIERAVAPIIAQCLDGIEKAANEINEKEDTLLVIERYKSGFQPPGDFPFEDLSVAKTYDSNSQLSQPVMQPIHNHLTVKGTVSGGKIKKRVGLFGIFSSNKNNVPGYGDGAKEDCSDLPPNQRKKRLQQRLDEIQAKIQQETAARDGLMKMKGVYEQNPALGDPMSIEGQLNQSSNKLDKLGAELAKFQGYLEEAMRAGVSLSSPSQAPRKPTSNGSATRPLSSRRSSHSGGEESLSRSASDSSVSNTNANQSMHKKSAPGTPQPTHGSTNSPESGLGESRTSLPGSGGEEYYVDEIDAQPPLGTCRALYPFDATSEGSIPMYDGEELYMIELDQGDGWTRVRRISQPIEGFVPTSYIECHLYNT, from the exons GACCAGTTTGAGAATCTATCCCTGCACACGCAAAAGGGGATAGAATTTCTCGAAAGGTATGGCCACTTCATTCGAGATCGATGCGCCATCGAAGTGGAATACGCTGCAAAACTCAG ACGTCTTGTGAAGAGCTATCAACCtaagaagaaagaggaggaggattATCA GTACAGTCCTTGTCGGGCGTTCAAGATGGAGCTGAACGAGGTGAACGATCAGGCGGGACAGAGGGAAGTGATCGCGGAGAATCTGCAAGCGAACGTGTTAAGGGAATTGAATATTCTCGTGAAAGATTTCAAAGAGGATCGTAAGAAGCATCTTCAAGAGGGTGCCAGATTAATGGCCACCTTGACCGGTCAAATTGGGAATCTGGAACGAGCCAGGAAGGCGTACGAGAAGGCATTCCGTGAAGCGGAAAGAGCGGTCGAGAATTATCAGAGGGCAGACGCTGATCTACATCTTTCCAGAGCAGAA GTAGAGAAGCAGAGGATGAACATGACTTTAAAGACTCAGCAAAGCGAAGAGGCCAAGACCGAGTACGCGAACCAGTTACAGAAAACAAACGATATGCAAACACAGCATTACCACACGGCCATGCCAGAAGTATTTCAACACCTTCAG GAACTTGACGAGAAGAGAATAAAGAATATGCGAAACTACATGTTAAAATCTGTCGAGATAGAACGAGCAGTGGCACCGATAATTGCTCAATGTTTAGACGGTATCGAGAAAGCAGCGAACGAGATCAACGAAAAGGAAGACACATTATTGGTGATCGAACGTTACAAGAGCGGTTTCCAACCTCCAGGAGATTTCCCGTTCGAAGATCTATCCGTGGCTAAAACGTACGATAGCAATAGTCAGTTATCGCAACCAGTGATGCAGCCTATACACAATCACCTTACGGTAAAGGGCACCGTTTCCGGCGGTAAAATTAAGAAGAGGGTCGGTCTTTTCGGCATATTCAGTAGCAATAAG AACAACGTGCCCGGATACGGTGACGGTGCGAAGGAGGATTGTAGCGACCTGCCTCCGAATCAACGGAAGAAAAGACTTCAACAAAGGCTAGATGAAATTCAAGCAAAGATTCAACAAGAAACTGCAGCGAGGGACGGTTTGATGAAGATGAAGGGTGTATACGAACAAAATCCTGCTTTAGGCGATCCAATGAGTATAGAAGGGCAACTGAATCAATCGAGCAACAAGCTGGATAAACTCGGAGCAGAGTTGGCAAAGTTTCAAGGATATCTCGAGGAAGCAATGCGCGCTGGCGTCAGCCTGTCCAG TCCCAGCCAAGCTCCACGAAAACCTACCAGCAATGGTTCTGCAACGAGACCGCTCAGTTCAAGAAGATCCAGTCATTCGGGAGGCGAGGAGAGCCTTTCAAGATCAGCATCTGATTCGAGCGTTAGCAACACGAACGCGAACCAATCGATGCATAAGAAAAGTGCTCCCGGTACGCCGCAACCTACGCATGG TTCCACGAATAGCCCGGAATCTGGCCTTGGAGAATCGAGGACATCTCTTCCTGGTAGCGGCGGTGAAGAGTATTATGTCGATGAAATTGATGCTCAACCACCATTGGGAACGTGTAGGGCGCTTTATCCTTTCGATG ctACCAGCGAAGGTTCCATACCGATGTACGACGGTGAAGAGTTGTACATGATCGAATTAGATCAAGGGGACGGTTGGACGCGTGTCCGTCGTATATCTCAACCAATCGAGGGCTTTGTACCTACCTCTTATATCGAGTGTCACCTATATAACACTTAG
- the Cip4 gene encoding formin-binding protein 1-like Cip4 isoform X3, with the protein MDQFENLSLHTQKGIEFLERYGHFIRDRCAIEVEYAAKLRRLVKSYQPKKKEEEDYQYSPCRAFKMELNEVNDQAGQREVIAENLQANVLRELNILVKDFKEDRKKHLQEGARLMATLTGQIGNLERARKAYEKAFREAERAVENYQRADADLHLSRAEVEKQRMNMTLKTQQSEEAKTEYANQLQKTNDMQTQHYHTAMPEVFQHLQELDEKRIKNMRNYMLKSVEIERAVAPIIAQCLDGIEKAANEINEKEDTLLVIERYKSGFQPPGDFPFEDLSVAKTYDSNSQLSQPVMQPIHNHLTVKGTVSGGKIKKRVGLFGIFSSNKKLIEVCIALKNNVPGYGDGAKEDCSDLPPNQRKKRLQQRLDEIQAKIQQETAARDGLMKMKGVYEQNPALGDPMSIEGQLNQSSNKLDKLGAELAKFQGYLEEAMRAGVSLSSPSQAPRKPTSNGSATRPLSSRRSSHSGGEESLSRSASDSSVSNTNANQSMHKKSAPGTPQPTHGSTNSPESGLGESRTSLPGSGGEEYYVDEIDAQPPLGTCRALYPFDATSEGSIPMYDGEELYMIELDQGDGWTRVRRISQPIEGFVPTSYIECHLYNT; encoded by the exons GACCAGTTTGAGAATCTATCCCTGCACACGCAAAAGGGGATAGAATTTCTCGAAAGGTATGGCCACTTCATTCGAGATCGATGCGCCATCGAAGTGGAATACGCTGCAAAACTCAG ACGTCTTGTGAAGAGCTATCAACCtaagaagaaagaggaggaggattATCA GTACAGTCCTTGTCGGGCGTTCAAGATGGAGCTGAACGAGGTGAACGATCAGGCGGGACAGAGGGAAGTGATCGCGGAGAATCTGCAAGCGAACGTGTTAAGGGAATTGAATATTCTCGTGAAAGATTTCAAAGAGGATCGTAAGAAGCATCTTCAAGAGGGTGCCAGATTAATGGCCACCTTGACCGGTCAAATTGGGAATCTGGAACGAGCCAGGAAGGCGTACGAGAAGGCATTCCGTGAAGCGGAAAGAGCGGTCGAGAATTATCAGAGGGCAGACGCTGATCTACATCTTTCCAGAGCAGAA GTAGAGAAGCAGAGGATGAACATGACTTTAAAGACTCAGCAAAGCGAAGAGGCCAAGACCGAGTACGCGAACCAGTTACAGAAAACAAACGATATGCAAACACAGCATTACCACACGGCCATGCCAGAAGTATTTCAACACCTTCAG GAACTTGACGAGAAGAGAATAAAGAATATGCGAAACTACATGTTAAAATCTGTCGAGATAGAACGAGCAGTGGCACCGATAATTGCTCAATGTTTAGACGGTATCGAGAAAGCAGCGAACGAGATCAACGAAAAGGAAGACACATTATTGGTGATCGAACGTTACAAGAGCGGTTTCCAACCTCCAGGAGATTTCCCGTTCGAAGATCTATCCGTGGCTAAAACGTACGATAGCAATAGTCAGTTATCGCAACCAGTGATGCAGCCTATACACAATCACCTTACGGTAAAGGGCACCGTTTCCGGCGGTAAAATTAAGAAGAGGGTCGGTCTTTTCGGCATATTCAGTAGCAATAAG AAGTTGATCGAGGTGTGCATAGCTTTAAAG AACAACGTGCCCGGATACGGTGACGGTGCGAAGGAGGATTGTAGCGACCTGCCTCCGAATCAACGGAAGAAAAGACTTCAACAAAGGCTAGATGAAATTCAAGCAAAGATTCAACAAGAAACTGCAGCGAGGGACGGTTTGATGAAGATGAAGGGTGTATACGAACAAAATCCTGCTTTAGGCGATCCAATGAGTATAGAAGGGCAACTGAATCAATCGAGCAACAAGCTGGATAAACTCGGAGCAGAGTTGGCAAAGTTTCAAGGATATCTCGAGGAAGCAATGCGCGCTGGCGTCAGCCTGTCCAG TCCCAGCCAAGCTCCACGAAAACCTACCAGCAATGGTTCTGCAACGAGACCGCTCAGTTCAAGAAGATCCAGTCATTCGGGAGGCGAGGAGAGCCTTTCAAGATCAGCATCTGATTCGAGCGTTAGCAACACGAACGCGAACCAATCGATGCATAAGAAAAGTGCTCCCGGTACGCCGCAACCTACGCATGG TTCCACGAATAGCCCGGAATCTGGCCTTGGAGAATCGAGGACATCTCTTCCTGGTAGCGGCGGTGAAGAGTATTATGTCGATGAAATTGATGCTCAACCACCATTGGGAACGTGTAGGGCGCTTTATCCTTTCGATG ctACCAGCGAAGGTTCCATACCGATGTACGACGGTGAAGAGTTGTACATGATCGAATTAGATCAAGGGGACGGTTGGACGCGTGTCCGTCGTATATCTCAACCAATCGAGGGCTTTGTACCTACCTCTTATATCGAGTGTCACCTATATAACACTTAG
- the Cip4 gene encoding formin-binding protein 1-like Cip4 isoform X1 encodes MSWGTELWDQFENLSLHTQKGIEFLERYGHFIRDRCAIEVEYAAKLRRLVKSYQPKKKEEEDYQYSPCRAFKMELNEVNDQAGQREVIAENLQANVLRELNILVKDFKEDRKKHLQEGARLMATLTGQIGNLERARKAYEKAFREAERAVENYQRADADLHLSRAEVEKQRMNMTLKTQQSEEAKTEYANQLQKTNDMQTQHYHTAMPEVFQHLQELDEKRIKNMRNYMLKSVEIERAVAPIIAQCLDGIEKAANEINEKEDTLLVIERYKSGFQPPGDFPFEDLSVAKTYDSNSQLSQPVMQPIHNHLTVKGTVSGGKIKKRVGLFGIFSSNKKLIEVCIALKNNVPGYGDGAKEDCSDLPPNQRKKRLQQRLDEIQAKIQQETAARDGLMKMKGVYEQNPALGDPMSIEGQLNQSSNKLDKLGAELAKFQGYLEEAMRAGVSLSSPSQAPRKPTSNGSATRPLSSRRSSHSGGEESLSRSASDSSVSNTNANQSMHKKSAPGTPQPTHGSTNSPESGLGESRTSLPGSGGEEYYVDEIDAQPPLGTCRALYPFDATSEGSIPMYDGEELYMIELDQGDGWTRVRRISQPIEGFVPTSYIECHLYNT; translated from the exons GACCAGTTTGAGAATCTATCCCTGCACACGCAAAAGGGGATAGAATTTCTCGAAAGGTATGGCCACTTCATTCGAGATCGATGCGCCATCGAAGTGGAATACGCTGCAAAACTCAG ACGTCTTGTGAAGAGCTATCAACCtaagaagaaagaggaggaggattATCA GTACAGTCCTTGTCGGGCGTTCAAGATGGAGCTGAACGAGGTGAACGATCAGGCGGGACAGAGGGAAGTGATCGCGGAGAATCTGCAAGCGAACGTGTTAAGGGAATTGAATATTCTCGTGAAAGATTTCAAAGAGGATCGTAAGAAGCATCTTCAAGAGGGTGCCAGATTAATGGCCACCTTGACCGGTCAAATTGGGAATCTGGAACGAGCCAGGAAGGCGTACGAGAAGGCATTCCGTGAAGCGGAAAGAGCGGTCGAGAATTATCAGAGGGCAGACGCTGATCTACATCTTTCCAGAGCAGAA GTAGAGAAGCAGAGGATGAACATGACTTTAAAGACTCAGCAAAGCGAAGAGGCCAAGACCGAGTACGCGAACCAGTTACAGAAAACAAACGATATGCAAACACAGCATTACCACACGGCCATGCCAGAAGTATTTCAACACCTTCAG GAACTTGACGAGAAGAGAATAAAGAATATGCGAAACTACATGTTAAAATCTGTCGAGATAGAACGAGCAGTGGCACCGATAATTGCTCAATGTTTAGACGGTATCGAGAAAGCAGCGAACGAGATCAACGAAAAGGAAGACACATTATTGGTGATCGAACGTTACAAGAGCGGTTTCCAACCTCCAGGAGATTTCCCGTTCGAAGATCTATCCGTGGCTAAAACGTACGATAGCAATAGTCAGTTATCGCAACCAGTGATGCAGCCTATACACAATCACCTTACGGTAAAGGGCACCGTTTCCGGCGGTAAAATTAAGAAGAGGGTCGGTCTTTTCGGCATATTCAGTAGCAATAAG AAGTTGATCGAGGTGTGCATAGCTTTAAAG AACAACGTGCCCGGATACGGTGACGGTGCGAAGGAGGATTGTAGCGACCTGCCTCCGAATCAACGGAAGAAAAGACTTCAACAAAGGCTAGATGAAATTCAAGCAAAGATTCAACAAGAAACTGCAGCGAGGGACGGTTTGATGAAGATGAAGGGTGTATACGAACAAAATCCTGCTTTAGGCGATCCAATGAGTATAGAAGGGCAACTGAATCAATCGAGCAACAAGCTGGATAAACTCGGAGCAGAGTTGGCAAAGTTTCAAGGATATCTCGAGGAAGCAATGCGCGCTGGCGTCAGCCTGTCCAG TCCCAGCCAAGCTCCACGAAAACCTACCAGCAATGGTTCTGCAACGAGACCGCTCAGTTCAAGAAGATCCAGTCATTCGGGAGGCGAGGAGAGCCTTTCAAGATCAGCATCTGATTCGAGCGTTAGCAACACGAACGCGAACCAATCGATGCATAAGAAAAGTGCTCCCGGTACGCCGCAACCTACGCATGG TTCCACGAATAGCCCGGAATCTGGCCTTGGAGAATCGAGGACATCTCTTCCTGGTAGCGGCGGTGAAGAGTATTATGTCGATGAAATTGATGCTCAACCACCATTGGGAACGTGTAGGGCGCTTTATCCTTTCGATG ctACCAGCGAAGGTTCCATACCGATGTACGACGGTGAAGAGTTGTACATGATCGAATTAGATCAAGGGGACGGTTGGACGCGTGTCCGTCGTATATCTCAACCAATCGAGGGCTTTGTACCTACCTCTTATATCGAGTGTCACCTATATAACACTTAG
- the Cip4 gene encoding formin-binding protein 1-like Cip4 isoform X2: MSWGTELWDQFENLSLHTQKGIEFLERYGHFIRDRCAIEVEYAAKLRRLVKSYQPKKKEEEDYQYSPCRAFKMELNEVNDQAGQREVIAENLQANVLRELNILVKDFKEDRKKHLQEGARLMATLTGQIGNLERARKAYEKAFREAERAVENYQRADADLHLSRAEVEKQRMNMTLKTQQSEEAKTEYANQLQKTNDMQTQHYHTAMPEVFQHLQELDEKRIKNMRNYMLKSVEIERAVAPIIAQCLDGIEKAANEINEKEDTLLVIERYKSGFQPPGDFPFEDLSVAKTYDSNSQLSQPVMQPIHNHLTVKGTVSGGKIKKRVGLFGIFSSNKKLIEVCIALKNNVPGYGDGAKEDCSDLPPNQRKKRLQQRLDEIQAKIQQETAARDGLMKMKGVYEQNPALGDPMSIEGQLNQSSNKLDKLGAELAKFQGYLEEAMRAGVSLSSPSQAPRKPTSNGSATRPLSSRRSSHSGGEESLSRSASDSSVSNTNANQSMHKKSAPGTPQPTHGPESGLGESRTSLPGSGGEEYYVDEIDAQPPLGTCRALYPFDATSEGSIPMYDGEELYMIELDQGDGWTRVRRISQPIEGFVPTSYIECHLYNT, from the exons GACCAGTTTGAGAATCTATCCCTGCACACGCAAAAGGGGATAGAATTTCTCGAAAGGTATGGCCACTTCATTCGAGATCGATGCGCCATCGAAGTGGAATACGCTGCAAAACTCAG ACGTCTTGTGAAGAGCTATCAACCtaagaagaaagaggaggaggattATCA GTACAGTCCTTGTCGGGCGTTCAAGATGGAGCTGAACGAGGTGAACGATCAGGCGGGACAGAGGGAAGTGATCGCGGAGAATCTGCAAGCGAACGTGTTAAGGGAATTGAATATTCTCGTGAAAGATTTCAAAGAGGATCGTAAGAAGCATCTTCAAGAGGGTGCCAGATTAATGGCCACCTTGACCGGTCAAATTGGGAATCTGGAACGAGCCAGGAAGGCGTACGAGAAGGCATTCCGTGAAGCGGAAAGAGCGGTCGAGAATTATCAGAGGGCAGACGCTGATCTACATCTTTCCAGAGCAGAA GTAGAGAAGCAGAGGATGAACATGACTTTAAAGACTCAGCAAAGCGAAGAGGCCAAGACCGAGTACGCGAACCAGTTACAGAAAACAAACGATATGCAAACACAGCATTACCACACGGCCATGCCAGAAGTATTTCAACACCTTCAG GAACTTGACGAGAAGAGAATAAAGAATATGCGAAACTACATGTTAAAATCTGTCGAGATAGAACGAGCAGTGGCACCGATAATTGCTCAATGTTTAGACGGTATCGAGAAAGCAGCGAACGAGATCAACGAAAAGGAAGACACATTATTGGTGATCGAACGTTACAAGAGCGGTTTCCAACCTCCAGGAGATTTCCCGTTCGAAGATCTATCCGTGGCTAAAACGTACGATAGCAATAGTCAGTTATCGCAACCAGTGATGCAGCCTATACACAATCACCTTACGGTAAAGGGCACCGTTTCCGGCGGTAAAATTAAGAAGAGGGTCGGTCTTTTCGGCATATTCAGTAGCAATAAG AAGTTGATCGAGGTGTGCATAGCTTTAAAG AACAACGTGCCCGGATACGGTGACGGTGCGAAGGAGGATTGTAGCGACCTGCCTCCGAATCAACGGAAGAAAAGACTTCAACAAAGGCTAGATGAAATTCAAGCAAAGATTCAACAAGAAACTGCAGCGAGGGACGGTTTGATGAAGATGAAGGGTGTATACGAACAAAATCCTGCTTTAGGCGATCCAATGAGTATAGAAGGGCAACTGAATCAATCGAGCAACAAGCTGGATAAACTCGGAGCAGAGTTGGCAAAGTTTCAAGGATATCTCGAGGAAGCAATGCGCGCTGGCGTCAGCCTGTCCAG TCCCAGCCAAGCTCCACGAAAACCTACCAGCAATGGTTCTGCAACGAGACCGCTCAGTTCAAGAAGATCCAGTCATTCGGGAGGCGAGGAGAGCCTTTCAAGATCAGCATCTGATTCGAGCGTTAGCAACACGAACGCGAACCAATCGATGCATAAGAAAAGTGCTCCCGGTACGCCGCAACCTACGCATGG CCCGGAATCTGGCCTTGGAGAATCGAGGACATCTCTTCCTGGTAGCGGCGGTGAAGAGTATTATGTCGATGAAATTGATGCTCAACCACCATTGGGAACGTGTAGGGCGCTTTATCCTTTCGATG ctACCAGCGAAGGTTCCATACCGATGTACGACGGTGAAGAGTTGTACATGATCGAATTAGATCAAGGGGACGGTTGGACGCGTGTCCGTCGTATATCTCAACCAATCGAGGGCTTTGTACCTACCTCTTATATCGAGTGTCACCTATATAACACTTAG
- the Cip4 gene encoding formin-binding protein 1-like Cip4 isoform X5 — translation MSWGTELWDQFENLSLHTQKGIEFLERYGHFIRDRCAIEVEYAAKLRRLVKSYQPKKKEEEDYQYSPCRAFKMELNEVNDQAGQREVIAENLQANVLRELNILVKDFKEDRKKHLQEGARLMATLTGQIGNLERARKAYEKAFREAERAVENYQRADADLHLSRAEVEKQRMNMTLKTQQSEEAKTEYANQLQKTNDMQTQHYHTAMPEVFQHLQELDEKRIKNMRNYMLKSVEIERAVAPIIAQCLDGIEKAANEINEKEDTLLVIERYKSGFQPPGDFPFEDLSVAKTYDSNSQLSQPVMQPIHNHLTVKGTVSGGKIKKRVGLFGIFSSNKEDCSDLPPNQRKKRLQQRLDEIQAKIQQETAARDGLMKMKGVYEQNPALGDPMSIEGQLNQSSNKLDKLGAELAKFQGYLEEAMRAGVSLSSPSQAPRKPTSNGSATRPLSSRRSSHSGGEESLSRSASDSSVSNTNANQSMHKKSAPGTPQPTHGSTNSPESGLGESRTSLPGSGGEEYYVDEIDAQPPLGTCRALYPFDATSEGSIPMYDGEELYMIELDQGDGWTRVRRISQPIEGFVPTSYIECHLYNT, via the exons GACCAGTTTGAGAATCTATCCCTGCACACGCAAAAGGGGATAGAATTTCTCGAAAGGTATGGCCACTTCATTCGAGATCGATGCGCCATCGAAGTGGAATACGCTGCAAAACTCAG ACGTCTTGTGAAGAGCTATCAACCtaagaagaaagaggaggaggattATCA GTACAGTCCTTGTCGGGCGTTCAAGATGGAGCTGAACGAGGTGAACGATCAGGCGGGACAGAGGGAAGTGATCGCGGAGAATCTGCAAGCGAACGTGTTAAGGGAATTGAATATTCTCGTGAAAGATTTCAAAGAGGATCGTAAGAAGCATCTTCAAGAGGGTGCCAGATTAATGGCCACCTTGACCGGTCAAATTGGGAATCTGGAACGAGCCAGGAAGGCGTACGAGAAGGCATTCCGTGAAGCGGAAAGAGCGGTCGAGAATTATCAGAGGGCAGACGCTGATCTACATCTTTCCAGAGCAGAA GTAGAGAAGCAGAGGATGAACATGACTTTAAAGACTCAGCAAAGCGAAGAGGCCAAGACCGAGTACGCGAACCAGTTACAGAAAACAAACGATATGCAAACACAGCATTACCACACGGCCATGCCAGAAGTATTTCAACACCTTCAG GAACTTGACGAGAAGAGAATAAAGAATATGCGAAACTACATGTTAAAATCTGTCGAGATAGAACGAGCAGTGGCACCGATAATTGCTCAATGTTTAGACGGTATCGAGAAAGCAGCGAACGAGATCAACGAAAAGGAAGACACATTATTGGTGATCGAACGTTACAAGAGCGGTTTCCAACCTCCAGGAGATTTCCCGTTCGAAGATCTATCCGTGGCTAAAACGTACGATAGCAATAGTCAGTTATCGCAACCAGTGATGCAGCCTATACACAATCACCTTACGGTAAAGGGCACCGTTTCCGGCGGTAAAATTAAGAAGAGGGTCGGTCTTTTCGGCATATTCAGTAGCAATAAG GAGGATTGTAGCGACCTGCCTCCGAATCAACGGAAGAAAAGACTTCAACAAAGGCTAGATGAAATTCAAGCAAAGATTCAACAAGAAACTGCAGCGAGGGACGGTTTGATGAAGATGAAGGGTGTATACGAACAAAATCCTGCTTTAGGCGATCCAATGAGTATAGAAGGGCAACTGAATCAATCGAGCAACAAGCTGGATAAACTCGGAGCAGAGTTGGCAAAGTTTCAAGGATATCTCGAGGAAGCAATGCGCGCTGGCGTCAGCCTGTCCAG TCCCAGCCAAGCTCCACGAAAACCTACCAGCAATGGTTCTGCAACGAGACCGCTCAGTTCAAGAAGATCCAGTCATTCGGGAGGCGAGGAGAGCCTTTCAAGATCAGCATCTGATTCGAGCGTTAGCAACACGAACGCGAACCAATCGATGCATAAGAAAAGTGCTCCCGGTACGCCGCAACCTACGCATGG TTCCACGAATAGCCCGGAATCTGGCCTTGGAGAATCGAGGACATCTCTTCCTGGTAGCGGCGGTGAAGAGTATTATGTCGATGAAATTGATGCTCAACCACCATTGGGAACGTGTAGGGCGCTTTATCCTTTCGATG ctACCAGCGAAGGTTCCATACCGATGTACGACGGTGAAGAGTTGTACATGATCGAATTAGATCAAGGGGACGGTTGGACGCGTGTCCGTCGTATATCTCAACCAATCGAGGGCTTTGTACCTACCTCTTATATCGAGTGTCACCTATATAACACTTAG
- the Sclp gene encoding leucine rich repeat containing protein 20 sclp isoform X1, which produces MRPPAYNGEDVQISQEQGERNVAMAVCVQLAGRAIIRVVSRCEEAQDNCNLDLSECQLMQVPDAVYHLMRHTELKRCDLSGNVITKIPPKFAVKFSLITELNLSHNQMSKLPEELAELQALERLDISHNTFIALPPVTCRIPQLKRLLANNNSIIDIDVERLRHAPVLEFIDLQANPLTARMHDLLGTLTRIKIELTPRQVEEWEDLTI; this is translated from the exons atgaGACCACCCGCGTACAATGGAGAGGATGTACAGATTTCTCAGGAACAAGGAGAAAGAAACGTGGCAATGGCTGTTTGCGTGCAGTTGGCGGGCCGGGCAATAATAAGGGTAGTTTCCCGATGCGAAGAGGCTCAGGACAATTGTAATTTAG atcTATCAGAATGCCAATTGATGCAAGTACCTGATGCGGTTTATCATTTAATGAGACACACAGAATTAAAAAGATGCGATCTTTCCGGGAACGTGATAACAAAAATTCCGCCAAAGTTTGCTGTAAAATTCTCATTAATCACTG AACTAAATCTCAGTCACAATCAAATGAGCAAGCTACCAGAGGAACTTGCAGAATTACAAGCTTTGGAAAGACTGGATATATCACATAATACTTTCATTGCTCTACCACCTGTTACATGTCGAATACCACAGCTAAAGCGGCTTCTAGCCAACAACAATTCAATCATTG ATATAGACGTGGAAAGACTTAGGCACGCTCCAGTTTTGGAATTTATCGATCTTCAGGCTAATCCATTAACGGCTAGAATGCACGATCTTCTCGGTACTTTGActcgaattaaaattgaattgacGCCTAGACAGGTCGAAGAGTGGGAAGATCTTACTATTTGA
- the Sclp gene encoding leucine rich repeat containing protein 20 sclp isoform X2, with protein sequence MANAVTRVVLRCEEAQKNESLDLSECQLMQVPDAVYHLMRHTELKRCDLSGNVITKIPPKFAVKFSLITELNLSHNQMSKLPEELAELQALERLDISHNTFIALPPVTCRIPQLKRLLANNNSIIDIDVERLRHAPVLEFIDLQANPLTARMHDLLGTLTRIKIELTPRQVEEWEDLTI encoded by the exons ATGGCGAACGCCGTCACCAGAGTGGTGTTGCGCTGCGAGGAAGCACAGAAAAATGAGAGTCTTG atcTATCAGAATGCCAATTGATGCAAGTACCTGATGCGGTTTATCATTTAATGAGACACACAGAATTAAAAAGATGCGATCTTTCCGGGAACGTGATAACAAAAATTCCGCCAAAGTTTGCTGTAAAATTCTCATTAATCACTG AACTAAATCTCAGTCACAATCAAATGAGCAAGCTACCAGAGGAACTTGCAGAATTACAAGCTTTGGAAAGACTGGATATATCACATAATACTTTCATTGCTCTACCACCTGTTACATGTCGAATACCACAGCTAAAGCGGCTTCTAGCCAACAACAATTCAATCATTG ATATAGACGTGGAAAGACTTAGGCACGCTCCAGTTTTGGAATTTATCGATCTTCAGGCTAATCCATTAACGGCTAGAATGCACGATCTTCTCGGTACTTTGActcgaattaaaattgaattgacGCCTAGACAGGTCGAAGAGTGGGAAGATCTTACTATTTGA